The following DNA comes from Candidatus Woesearchaeota archaeon.
TGCCCTCCAAGCTCCTGTTATTATGATGAGCCAGAAAAGGCAGGAAGAAAGAGACAGGTTAAGGGCGCAGATGGATTATAAAGTCAATCTCAAAGCAGAATTAGAGATCCAGCATTTGCATGAAAAGCTTGACTTGCTGTTAAAGCACCAATGGGGCAGATTGATGGAGATACAAAGAATGCAGGTGGAAATGCTGTCAAATAAAAACATTAAAGCTCCGAAGGAGCAGTTTAATGGAAATGTAAAAAGCGCAGATGCAAGCCCGCCTGAGAAAAATGTCAGAAATGTTTAATCAGTTTAAACTAGTGGCATGCCTTTAAATTCAATCATAAATATTTCTTCTATGGCCCACTTTCAAAATTTGAATTTTATTGCCTTCAATTTCAAAAATAACCCTGTAATCGCCCACCCTTAACCTATATCCTTCAGTTCCCTTCAGCTTCTTAATATCTTTTAAATAAGGATCCTCAGACAGCTCTGAAACTTTTTTTTCGATTCTTCTATGGATGGATGCCTCAAGTTTTTTTAACTCATCATAGGCTTTTTCATCCCATATTATGCTGAAATGCATTACAAACCAAGCCTCGTTTTAACTTCCTCATGAGTTATAAATTTCCCGGCTTTTATTCTTTTTCTTGCCTCTTCTATTTCTTTCTTAGTTTTTTCATTTAATTCAAGATCATCTTCAAGCATCCTTTCTATTATTTCATTGTACGTATCCCTTTTGAAGAGCTTCATGCTTTCCAATATTGTTTTTACATTATTTGATATTTGTATTGTTGTGGTCATTTTATATAGCCTCCTGTAGAGTGCTATAACTGGCTATAATATATAAACCTTACGGATTTTAAGAAAAATTTACCATCCTTTCTTGAACTTATACCCTTCATCGCCCTGTATCAGCCTTTCAACTGTCTTGAGCCTTTGGTCAATTGCATCAAGCGTTGCTTTAATCGCATCAAGCTTGCTTGCTAATAAGTCTATGTCCCGGTTTGTGCCTGTCGGCTGCTGATATGGCTGTGAAGATCCAAACTGCCTCTGTGTTGCTGATGAAGGAACAGAAGCAAAAGACTGCCCCATAGATTGCTGCGGATAAGGTGAAAATGCTTCAGGAGCTGAGGCATTCTGGCCATAAGACGGCAAGCCAAGATCATCCCTCTGCTGAGGCGGATATCCCTGGTCAAAACCCTGTCCAAAGTCCTGGCCTAAATCAGCTGCAAGATCCTTGCTGAAATCTGCTGCCTCCTCTTTCTTCCTTCCGAACCACAGAAAAGCCATAAACACCTCTTTTAGTGGTTTAATTTGTTTTTATTATTTAAATTTGTTGGTTTTTATGCATATTAAAATTAGCCAATTACCGCTAATCCGCCCCGTGCATTCAATAAATTTGTCTGCCTTTTTGAGAATTCGAGCAGATCATCCAGTGTTTTTTTCTCTTTATTGGATAAAATGCCATTTTGTGCATCAGCAACCCTAATATCATGCACAATTTCAGGAATAACCATGTCAACAAAATTATACGCATCTATTAAATTTTTAGATTTAGAAAAAACAGAAAGGTAATGCGAGACAAGCCTATCTTTCAGCGCCTCAATATTTTTAATATAGCCATATCCCGCCTCGATATATTCCTGAGCTTCATTTAATACCGATAATTCTTCCAACAGAATATATGCTTTGTTGCCCTCATGATCAGTTAATGGCTTTTCAGGAACAGCAGCAATTCCGCCATCAACTTCTTCTAACTGAAACTTCATCGACTTTAATGCCGCAACTATGCACTCACGATGAGCGTTGATTCTGTCATAATCATATCTTAAGCAATATAAAATGCCTCCGCCCCTATCAGGATTTTTTTCTGCGAGATTGAACCGTTCCCATAAAGTTTTAGCCATTTTGCCCCTCTCAGAACCCATGCTGAGGTCACGACCACCTCTTTATTTATGAAAATATATTCTAATTTAAAAACTTATCGAATTTGACAACTTCTGCAAAGCTTATTTATGGGGCATTCTGTGCATATCGGAATCTTTTTGCAGTAATTCTTCCCCAATTCAACCAGTAATGCATGGTATTCATTGAAAACTTTTATTTTTTCATTGTTATTTTTTATGTTTAAATTTTTTAAAAAAACATCCTGCAGTTCGTCATACTTTATTTGTTCTTTAGCATTAAAAATCCTTGAATAAATCCTTTTTGTGTAGGCATCAATTACAAAGATTGGCTTCTGGAAAGCGTACAGAATGATGGAATCAGCTGTTTCTGGCCCGATGCCATTTACTGGCAATAGTTTTTTTCTTAACTCTTCTGGCGGTAATTTTTTTAATTTTTCCATAGAATTCATTGATAAAAAATCAGCCATTATCTTCAGTCTTTCTGCTTTCTGGTTGTAATAGCCTGAAGGCCTGATCAGCTCCGCTAATCTGCCTTTTTTTATTTTTTTCAGTTTTTCAAGGTCAATTAACTTATTTTTACTCAGATTATAAAGCGCTTTCTCAACATTCTTCCAGCTTGTATTTTGGGTAAGTATTGCTCCGATTACGATCTCAAGCCTGTGCTTGTCATTTCTGGGATCTCCTGAATGATGCATTGTTTTATGGCCAGAAATGGTCAAAGGCCACCAGCCCTGCGGGCCGAAAGATGAGTGAAGTTTGTTGTAAATTAGTTGTATTTGGCTCATAAAATAAAAAAATAAGGATTAGTATTTATTATTTTTGCTTGATCATCTGCCAAAATCTTCCTGGTTGACTGAATCTGCTGTGAAAATAAGATTCACTCCAATATTTTAATTCGCCATTTATTTTCTCTTCAGGGTTTATGTTTCTGATATTCTCGATCATTCTATATTTGTCGAGTTCTTCTTTATTCCCCGAAAAAACAGACATAATATCAGGATAGACTGCTGATAAAGAGGCCATCAAAATAAATTTTTCAAAATCGTCCCCTTTTTCCATAGTGTGCCTTTTTAAAATCCGATAAGATCCTAAAAATTTCTTTGCTGCCCTATGGTTTTCGCGATTTAAATCAGTGCCGCATGACCTATGGTCTGCAAAAGGAACTTTCTCTTTTTTCCTTTTTAAGTCTAAATACGCCATCATGTTCTGCATTAATTCTTCAACTAAGGGCTTGTCATTTTTAATTAAATAACAAGATTTGTCATGAGAGGCCAGTAAAAAACATAATGCTCTTTTTTTATCAAGATTATAAGGATATGCTACGGGAATATCTCCGTCATATTTGGGTTTTTTCAATACAAATATTCCTTTATATGCAAGAAAGATTTTACCGTTGCCTTCCTCCATTAGTTCTTCAATATCACCTATATATTCTCCAGTTTTTTCTTTTGTTTCTTTTTCTAGCTTTTCAATTAGTCCGCATTCTTTTATTCTATTTTTTAAGGATGTTATCATCTTGTGAGGATCGTCAACAAAAAATAGACTTTTCTCATTAGAATATTCAGGACCAACAAAGTTAGCTTCTTTAACATTAAAGAGGTCTTCTTTTAAATTCTTTTTAGTTTTTGTCATTTTGTCAAACCTTAAGTTAGTTGTTCAAAACTAAAGTTTCATTTTAAAAAGGTTTATTCACCGCTATTTAAATCTTTCTATTTCTTAACCACTTAAAAGTAACACTTAAGAAATCAGCACAGCATCAACTGATCCATTCTGCCCAGGCCTTGACATGATCCTTGCCTTGCCTGCCTCTGTGTCTATGATCGTTCCTTTTGTCATTATATTCCTTCTTACATAGTGCCTATTTGCAGGATTCTCTGTTATTGTCTTTATCTTAGCTTTGACATATTTTTTTGTTTTCGGGTCATAAACATTTGCAATGTCAGTTGAAAGAAGCCTCTGCTTTATCATTCCGCCCATAGCCCTGACTATTCTTTTTCTCAACTCGCCTAATTTTGTCAAAGAAGGCTCTCTAGCTAGCTCATGCAGCTTTTTCTTCCTGTAATCCTTGATTCTTCCGCCGCTCGCTTTTGTATTGGATCTGAATTGCGTCAATGCCATAAACTGAGAAAAAGCGCCTTATTTATAAAGTTTTTGATTTATATTTTAATTACTTTATAAAAGTTACAGATTAGAAAAATTTAAATAAGAGCCGCTTTTTTACTAATATATGACTAAAGCATTAATAACACTCGGATATCATTATGGAGAAATAGACTGGGGCAGGGCTGTCAGGGAAGAGTATTTAATAAGGAATCTTAAGGGAGACAGAAATATAGCTTTCCACGAAATTAAGGGTAGCAATGTCAAAACAGGAGACCACTGCAAGAGCTCCGAACGGGAAACTACAAGAAAAATCAAGGAAGAGTGCTTTGATCTTTTGCTGGACATTCATTGCGGTTTTGACACAGGATCAAGCTACTTGGATAAAAAATATTATGGCATAGACTGCAATGTCATTGAAAGAGTAAGGTGCTTGGACAGCATTAAAACATACAAGAGTGAACCTGTGTTCGATGCTGAACTGAACGAGTTCATATATGCCGGCATTCCAAATGCTTTGATCGATGCTTTTTTCTTTAAAAATGGGTTGTATACGGGCAGAGGCCTGAATGATACAAATTATTCAGAGCTAATAAAGATAGTCTCAGAAGAAGATCGTAAGAAATTATTGGAAGAAACTTTGGCTTTAATCAACAAGATATATGACGCGCATCAGAATTAATTTTTATTCTCAACAACTTCAATAAGGCATCTGCATGGCAGCTTTCTCTTCGCCCTTGACAGCGCCTCTTTCCCTAATTTAAGATTCTGCTTGTCTGTTTTTAAAGTGAATATGATCTTGCCTTTCTTAACCTGAGCAGCTATGCCAACGGGCTTTCCAAAAGGCTTTGCCATTCCCTGGCTCATCCTGTCTGCTCCTGCTCCTGATGCAAGAGGATTCTCCCTCAAAATATGGTGGGGATACATTCTTATCTGGTAGAAATAGCCGCTTTTTCCCAGAGCTTCTTCAAGTATCTTGTTTGAGGATGCCCTTGCGCTTTCAATTGCATTGTGCCTTATCTGCAGGGAATCCTGCGAAATAAGGTTCATTGTAAGCTGGAATTTCTTGCTAACATCGCCCATATTATACCTTACAACATGGCTTGTGGGTGAGGCTCTGACATAAGACAGCTTCCTGTATTTGCTCTTTCTTGTGTAAGGCCTTTCCAAAAACCTGTATGATACGCCTTTTCTTAGCTTTGCCATAATAAAAGAGATTTGGGAGTTGTTTTTAAATGTTTTGGTTTAACAAAAGCTAAAAATGAAGCGAAAGATTTATATATGCGTATCGGCATTATAGAAATATGCCGGAATCATCTTTAATGAGTTTGTTGCTGTATTTGGGTACCGGCGGGACTGCAATGTATTTATTTTTTGCAGGATTAATAATGCTGGGCCTGACATTCTTCATGTTCCTGATTCTTTTTGAGGTCTATCAGTCAGCCAAAGAAACAGCATTGTCTTAAAATGATCCTTGTGTTTAAAATCATTTTCCTGCTTATTCTTTTCGGTATAACTTTTGCATTCATTCCCAACTTCACATATGTTCAGGTTAAGAAGCTGCTGGTCTACCATAAATATAAAGATGAAGCCTTTAAAAGAAGATTCCCCAAAGTTATGAAAGTTTACCTTACTGCGGGCTTGACCTTGGGAATAGTTTTTGCATTCCTAATGTCCCCGGCTTTAAATCCAAAAATAGAAGATACGCCCGGTAATAACTTTATCCCAAAAAATTACACTGAACTATTCAGCCTGTCTTTTTTGGTTTCTTTTTCTTTAGTGATAATATTGAGAATATCCAGCCTGTTAAACAAGTCAAAAATATTGGCAAAAATTCTTTCTAAAAAAGCAAAGAAAGAACTGTTGGCAAGGTCAAATAAGGGCGATTACAGCGGGTTAAAGAGAGAAATAGAATCCTTTTTATTTTCCCTTTTTCTTGCTTCCTTGCTCAGCATAATGGTTTACTTTTTCTATAGGCTGATTTTTGAGCCTCAGTCCTTAATACAATTGCCCTCTGTGCAGCTGACATTTCAAAATCTTGTGAATTACTTCCTTTTCGTTGTTTTATTTGTTATATCATTAGCCATTATCACGGCAATCGGGGAAGGCTTATTGTCTTATTTTGGCGTCTACCCCAAATGCGATGAAGAATCGAGGGAATAATTCTGTGATTAATGCAGGCTATGATTTGGGATTTCAGATAGTTTTATAAATAAATTGCCATTTCCGTGTTATGAGAAATGTGAGGAATTGCTTCCTTGAATCTCAAATAATTATCATAATAATGGAGGCTTAAATGGGAACTTACAAATATCTGAGGCAGTTGTGGAAGAAACCAACTGATGAATTAAAAATAATTCTAAGGCAGAGGCTTAATCAGTTCAGGGATGAGCCGGTTACAGTCAGGATCGAGCATCCTACAAGGCTTGACAGGGCAAGATCTCTGGGCTATAAG
Coding sequences within:
- a CDS encoding type II toxin-antitoxin system RelE/ParE family toxin, giving the protein MHFSIIWDEKAYDELKKLEASIHRRIEKKVSELSEDPYLKDIKKLKGTEGYRLRVGDYRVIFEIEGNKIQILKVGHRRNIYD
- a CDS encoding endonuclease produces the protein MSQIQLIYNKLHSSFGPQGWWPLTISGHKTMHHSGDPRNDKHRLEIVIGAILTQNTSWKNVEKALYNLSKNKLIDLEKLKKIKKGRLAELIRPSGYYNQKAERLKIMADFLSMNSMEKLKKLPPEELRKKLLPVNGIGPETADSIILYAFQKPIFVIDAYTKRIYSRIFNAKEQIKYDELQDVFLKNLNIKNNNEKIKVFNEYHALLVELGKNYCKKIPICTECPINKLCRSCQIR
- a CDS encoding 30S ribosomal protein S8e; the encoded protein is MALTQFRSNTKASGGRIKDYRKKKLHELAREPSLTKLGELRKRIVRAMGGMIKQRLLSTDIANVYDPKTKKYVKAKIKTITENPANRHYVRRNIMTKGTIIDTEAGKARIMSRPGQNGSVDAVLIS
- a CDS encoding 50S ribosomal protein L16; its protein translation is MAKLRKGVSYRFLERPYTRKSKYRKLSYVRASPTSHVVRYNMGDVSKKFQLTMNLISQDSLQIRHNAIESARASSNKILEEALGKSGYFYQIRMYPHHILRENPLASGAGADRMSQGMAKPFGKPVGIAAQVKKGKIIFTLKTDKQNLKLGKEALSRAKRKLPCRCLIEVVENKN